The Phycisphaeraceae bacterium genome has a segment encoding these proteins:
- a CDS encoding tyrosine-type recombinase/integrase has protein sequence MAIRSAGPAAATRFVEFFVATIRNPNTREAYARAVRSFFGWAECLGIARLDQIQPLTVAAYIESTGKTHSRPTVKQHLAALTGLFDWLVVGGHLSSNPAASVRGPAHVVRRGLTPVLTAVEARSLLDSIPLKGATSIRDRALIAVMVFSFARVSAAVGMRVADYFPEGKRWKLRLREKGGKQHIVPCHHTAEAYVDQYIDAAGIAGEPTSPLFRTTDRRGCFTDRSMTRNDALRMVKRRARAVGLPASICCHTFRATGITSYLENGGTIENAQAIAAHESPRTTKLYDRRNDEITLDEIERIRI, from the coding sequence GTGGCGATTCGATCCGCCGGGCCAGCCGCCGCGACCCGGTTCGTCGAGTTCTTTGTGGCGACTATCCGAAATCCAAACACTCGCGAGGCGTATGCCCGGGCCGTGAGGTCGTTTTTCGGGTGGGCTGAGTGCCTCGGAATCGCCCGACTAGACCAGATCCAGCCCCTCACCGTGGCCGCCTATATCGAGTCGACGGGGAAGACTCACTCTCGCCCTACGGTCAAGCAGCACCTCGCCGCGCTGACTGGACTGTTTGATTGGCTGGTCGTCGGTGGACACTTGTCGAGCAATCCGGCCGCGTCAGTCCGCGGACCGGCCCACGTCGTCCGCCGAGGTCTGACCCCGGTTCTCACCGCCGTCGAGGCCAGAAGTCTGCTCGACTCGATTCCCCTTAAGGGGGCTACGTCCATTCGGGACCGCGCCCTCATCGCAGTTATGGTCTTCAGCTTTGCCAGGGTCTCTGCCGCGGTAGGAATGCGCGTCGCCGACTACTTCCCGGAGGGAAAGCGATGGAAGCTCCGATTGCGAGAGAAGGGCGGCAAGCAGCACATCGTGCCATGCCATCACACCGCGGAGGCGTATGTGGACCAGTACATCGACGCGGCCGGAATCGCCGGTGAGCCCACGAGTCCGCTCTTCCGGACCACCGACCGGCGGGGTTGTTTCACCGACCGTTCGATGACGAGGAACGATGCGCTCAGGATGGTCAAGCGTCGAGCCCGAGCTGTTGGACTTCCGGCGTCAATTTGCTGCCACACCTTTCGGGCGACGGGCATCACGTCCTACCTGGAGAACGGCGGAACCATCGAGAACGCGCAGGCGATCGCGGCCCACGAATCTCCCCGCACCACCAAGCTGTACGACCGAAGGAATGACGAGATCACGCTCGACGAGATCGAGCGGATCCGGATTTGA
- a CDS encoding ImmA/IrrE family metallo-endopeptidase, whose protein sequence is MATGESPILRLRPSVKRVESAAWRTLQDCRERLGLDRLPVPVPVEHWIEHPLGYRFGVVRLEKGILGQAFIKDREILVSDRISHEGRFRFTCAHELGHQVLHRSRRGAYTDANVMHSGPKQRVEWEADRFAAAFLMPIPLVIEHLFLLRDELGVPREQMATLLQSGEASLSLWRDTFLPAIAARFGVSRESAVYRFGEIELIDGSPFMVHEHRPRLLAGRPRPGARAGGEPSLFQ, encoded by the coding sequence GTGGCGACTGGCGAGTCCCCCATCCTGAGGCTGCGGCCATCCGTCAAGCGAGTCGAGTCCGCCGCGTGGAGGACGCTGCAGGATTGCCGCGAGAGACTCGGGTTGGATCGATTGCCCGTACCAGTTCCGGTCGAGCATTGGATCGAGCACCCGCTTGGGTACCGGTTCGGCGTGGTCCGGCTGGAGAAGGGCATTCTCGGCCAGGCGTTCATCAAGGACCGCGAGATTCTGGTGAGCGATCGGATCTCTCATGAGGGGCGGTTTCGGTTCACTTGTGCGCACGAACTCGGCCATCAGGTGCTGCACCGAAGCAGACGCGGAGCGTACACGGACGCGAACGTCATGCACTCGGGCCCCAAGCAGCGTGTGGAGTGGGAAGCAGACCGGTTTGCTGCGGCGTTCCTGATGCCGATTCCGCTTGTCATTGAGCACTTGTTCCTTCTGCGCGATGAACTCGGGGTTCCGCGCGAGCAGATGGCCACGCTCCTTCAGTCCGGTGAGGCCTCGCTGTCATTGTGGCGTGACACGTTCCTGCCAGCGATTGCCGCTCGATTCGGCGTCTCACGCGAGTCGGCGGTGTATCGATTCGGTGAGATCGAACTGATCGACGGCTCGCCGTTCATGGTCCACGAACATCGGCCGCGGCTCTTGGCCGGCCGGCCAAGGCCCGGCGCGCGAGCCGGTGGCGAGCCGAGCCTGTTCCAATAG
- a CDS encoding helix-turn-helix domain-containing protein: MLGISERLLWTLTNAGEVPHIRLGARVLYPVKALNEWIEERTSGSDR, encoded by the coding sequence ATGCTCGGGATCAGCGAGCGGCTGCTCTGGACGCTGACGAACGCGGGTGAGGTCCCGCACATCCGGCTTGGTGCCCGGGTGCTCTATCCCGTGAAGGCTCTCAACGAGTGGATCGAAGAGCGCACCAGCGGCTCCGACCGCTGA
- a CDS encoding helix-turn-helix transcriptional regulator, with the protein MPQKAHRTDNYQPVPELLRHMRSEAGLTQRSLAELLDRPQSWVHNCEAGDRRVDLAEFVSWTRACGRTPRSALEHYLRALDP; encoded by the coding sequence ATGCCCCAGAAGGCCCATCGCACCGACAACTACCAGCCCGTTCCCGAGCTCCTCCGGCACATGCGGTCAGAGGCCGGGCTCACCCAGCGTTCTCTCGCCGAGCTGCTGGACCGGCCGCAGTCCTGGGTTCACAACTGTGAAGCCGGCGACCGGCGTGTCGACTTGGCCGAGTTCGTCTCGTGGACCCGGGCGTGCGGCCGAACACCGCGTTCCGCACTGGAGCACTATCTCCGAGCGTTGGACCCTTGA
- a CDS encoding helix-turn-helix transcriptional regulator, whose product MAKKKNGLDIPIGERLRTQRIEVVKKGLREMAGLLGISPPHLTDIEKGNRSPSEDLLVRISKLYNMDEIELRTAWEKVDTVVNNVAKKNSTTMRRVPEFLRTASDLTDEQWQDAIRHVQNLKRKK is encoded by the coding sequence GTGGCGAAGAAAAAAAACGGCTTGGACATCCCGATCGGTGAGAGGCTTCGCACGCAGCGGATCGAGGTCGTCAAGAAGGGCCTCCGCGAGATGGCCGGCCTGCTCGGCATCTCACCCCCGCACCTGACCGACATCGAAAAAGGCAATCGCTCCCCTTCCGAGGACCTACTCGTCAGGATCAGCAAGCTATACAACATGGATGAGATCGAACTACGCACCGCCTGGGAGAAGGTGGACACCGTGGTCAACAACGTCGCCAAGAAGAACTCGACGACGATGCGGCGGGTGCCGGAGTTCCTCCGTACCGCCAGCGACCTCACGGATGAACAGTGGCAGGATGCCATTCGGCACGTGCAGAACCTCAAACGCAAGAAGTGA